In Massilia sp. METH4, the genomic window CGCGCCGGCCTCGCCTCCCTGCTGCTGGGTGCCGCCCTGCATGCCGCGGCGGCGCCGGCGGCGGCCGAACAGTCGTTCGACGTCGCCATCATCGGGCATACCTTCCCCGACGAGCTGGGCGACGCCGACCTGAAACGCACGATCGCGCGTGCCGACATGGAAAAGCCGGCCTTCGTGATCGCCGCCGGCATCAAGTCGGCCGACGAACCGTGCAGCGACAAGCTGTACCTGCAGCGCAAGGCCCTGCTGAACAAGTCCGACCAGCCGCTGGTACTGGTGCTGACGGGCGCCGACTGGACCGGCTGCCGCAATTCCGCGGGACGCTCGAACGCCATCGAGCGGCTGAACCGTATCCGCGAAATCTTCTACGACGGCCAGGAAGCGCTGGGTGCGCGCATGCTCGACCTGAACCGGCAATCGACGATCACGAAATTCCGCAGCTATGCGGAGAACGCCTACTGGGAGCGCGGCGGCGTGCTGTTCGCCACGATCAACCTCCCCGCCGCCAACAACCACTACCTGCTCGAGGCGGGCCGCAACAGCGAATACGAAGACCGGCTGGTGGCCAACCGCGCGTGGCTGCAGCGGCTGTTCAGCATGGCCAAGCGGCGCAAGCTGGAAGGCCTGGTGCTGTTCTCGGACGGCGACGTGCGCATCCATGCCGAGCCGGGCTTTTCACTGCTGGCCGGCTTCTCGACCAAGCACGATGGCTTCGCCGAGACGCGGCGGCTGGCACGCACGCTGGCAGAGAAATACGACGGCAAGGTGCTGCTCGTCGATGCGAACCGCGAACCGCCGGTCAAGGGGGACCCGGCGCCGGGCACGCTCACCTGGCGCGGCAACGTGGGCCATGTGACGCTGCTGGGCGAGTGGAATGTGCTGCACGTGGCGCCGGGGAGCGAACAATTGTTCACGCTGCGCCAGGAGCCTGCCGACCATGAAAACGGGCATGCCAAGCCAGGGAACGGCGCCAGGAAAGACAACGGGCAGCCGAAGCTGCCCGTCAAATAACGAGGTCCATGGCAGGGCAGCGCGCGCTGCCCTGTGCAGGGCCCGATCAGTGGATCGGGTGGGTGCGGAACTGGTCGCCCGCCTCGCCTTCGTCGTCCTCGTCGCCGTGGTGATGGCCGTGGGCGCCGTGCACGTGTTCGTGGGCGATCTCTTCCTCGGTGGCTTCGCGCACGTCCAGCACCTTCAGTTCGAAGCGCAGCGCCATGCCGGCCAGCGGGTGGTTACCGTCCAGCACGACCTTGTCTTCGGCGATGTCGGTCACGGTGAAGATCATCGCTTCCTCGTCGCTTTCGCCATCGGGCATGCCTTCGAACTGCATGCCCACTTCCAGCGGCTCCGGCAGGCGCGAGCGCGGCTCCACCTTCACCAGGTTCGGGTCGTAGTCGCCGAAGGCATCATCGGGTTCGATCTGGATGGTGTTTTCATAGCCGACTTCCTTGCCGTCCAGCTCTTCCTCGATCTTCGGCAGGGTGTTTTCATACCCGCCGTGCAGGTACACCATCGGCTGGCGGCCGTCCTCGATCAGGTTGTTCTGAGCGTCGGACAATTTATATTGCACGGTGACGACGGTGTTCTTCGCGATCTTCATGTGACTTCCTTTCTGGTCTGATGGCGCCGATTATACCCCCAGCCCGCAGCCGCCATCGCCATGCTGCCGCCAATGGTGGCGACAACGATGCCGGCCGGACCGGCCACATGGACAAACCGGGCTGGATAACCGACAATCGGTTAGCAAACTGTCTTTTCATAATGTCATCCATGCCGTATCAACCCGGGGAGTATCATGAAGAAATCAGCGCTAGCGTTTGCAGCATCGTTGCTCGTTGCCGGCACCGCCCAGGCGGCCATCGTGACCGTCGAGTATTCGGTCAATGTCAACTGGATCGCCGAGGAGTACCTCAACCCCTACTATTACGAGGAAGTGGACAACACCTACCTGCCGGGATTCCAGACGTATCTCGGCGATCCGGTCTACGGCAGCTTTACCTACGACGACGCCGCGCCCGTGCAACCGACCAGTAGCGGCTACGCGGCGCCGGTCATCTCGCACTCGCTCACCTTCTTCTTCAGCGGCACGCAGGTAACCCTCGACAACTCTTCGCTCGCCATGTCGCGCGACGCCGCCGGCGATGGACTGACCCTGTCCGGCGGCGGCTTCATCACGGCCACCGACGAACCATACTTCGTGGTGGACTTCGGCTTTGTGGCGCCACCGGGCACGCACGTCCCGAATACCCTGCCGACGGCATCGGACTGGCAATCCTATGCGACGGACGGCTCGCGGCCATTCCGGATGAGCATCCACGGCTTCAACCAGAGCTTCAATGTCTACCTGACGGGCGGTCCGATGTCGGTGCACGTGTCGGCCGTGCCCGAGCCGGCCACGTACGGCATGCTGGCAGGCGGGCTGGCGCTGGTCGCCATGGCCGCGCGCCGCGGCCGTTCGGCCCGCACGTGAACGCCCGCGCCGCCCGCAGTCCGGCGCGGGCGGCGCTGCCGGATGGCCTATAATCCGGCCATGAAAAAATCCGCTCCGCTCCGCCTTCTCGGCGACATTACGCCCGCGCAGTTCATGCGCGATTACTGGCACAAGAAACCCCTGCTGATCCGCCAGGCGATCCCCGGCTTCAAGCCCCTGCTGCCGTTCGACCAGCTGGCCGAGCTGGCCACCAAGGATTACGTGGAATCGCGCCTCGTCACGCTCACGGACGGCGAATGGAACATGCAGCACGGTCCGCTGCACGAGCTGCCGCCGCGCACCCAGCGCGAATGGACCATGCTGGTGCAGGGCGCGAACCTGCAGGACGACGGGGCCGATGCGCTGCTGCGCCAGTTCCGCTTCGTGCCCGACGCGCGGCTCGACGACCTGATGGTCAGCTTCGCCACCGACGGCGGCGGCGTGGGCCCGCACTTCGATTCCTACGATGTGTTCCTGCTGCAGGCCGAGGGGCAGCGCCGCTGGCGCATCGGCCCGCAGAAGGACCTGTCGCTGGTGGAAGGCCTGCCGCTGAAGATCCTCAGCAAGTTCAAGCCCACCGAGGAATTCGTGCTGGAACCGGGCGACATGCTGTACCTGCCGCCGCACTACGCGCACGACGGCGTGGCGATCGGCGATTGCCAGACGTATTCGATCGGCTTCCGCTCGCCTTCGTACCAGGAACTGGGCGAAGCCTTCCTGCAGTTCATGGCCGACTCGATCGACCTGCCCGGCCGCTATGCCGACCCGGACCTGGAACCGTCGGGCAAGCCGGCCGAGATCCCGAAGGACATGCTGGGCCGGCTGGCCGATGAACTGAACAAGATGCAGTTCACGGAAGACGACTTCGCCATCTTCCTGGGCGAGTACCTGTCCGAGCCGAAGCACAATGTGTTCTTCACCGGTCCGGAAAAACCGCTGCCCGCCGGCCGGTTTGCCCAGAGCGCCGCGAAGAAAGGCGTGAAGCTGTCGCGCAAGACGCAGATGCTGTACCGCGGCAAGCACGTGTTCATCAACGGCGAGTCGTTCGCCATCGGCCGCGCCGACAAGGCGGCCCTGGAAGCGCTGGCCAACAACCGCGCGCTCGAGGGCGGGGAAGTCGCCACCGCGTCGGAAGACGTGATGGAAGCGCTGTACGCCTGGTACACGGACGGCTGGCTCGAACTGAATAAATAGGGGATAACGATGGACAGGCAAACCTTCGACAGCCGCGCGGGCTTCCAGGCCGCGCTGGACGATTGCCTGTCCCGCTCGCGCCTGGCGCTGGCGATGTTCGATCCGGACTTCGGCTGGTGGGAGCTCGGCAGCGCCCGGAACGACGCATTGCTGCGTGCCTTCCTGCGCCACGGCGGGCGGCTGCGGCTGGTCGCACACAGCAATGCCCGCCTCGAGCGCGACGCG contains:
- a CDS encoding cupin domain-containing protein is translated as MKKSAPLRLLGDITPAQFMRDYWHKKPLLIRQAIPGFKPLLPFDQLAELATKDYVESRLVTLTDGEWNMQHGPLHELPPRTQREWTMLVQGANLQDDGADALLRQFRFVPDARLDDLMVSFATDGGGVGPHFDSYDVFLLQAEGQRRWRIGPQKDLSLVEGLPLKILSKFKPTEEFVLEPGDMLYLPPHYAHDGVAIGDCQTYSIGFRSPSYQELGEAFLQFMADSIDLPGRYADPDLEPSGKPAEIPKDMLGRLADELNKMQFTEDDFAIFLGEYLSEPKHNVFFTGPEKPLPAGRFAQSAAKKGVKLSRKTQMLYRGKHVFINGESFAIGRADKAALEALANNRALEGGEVATASEDVMEALYAWYTDGWLELNK
- a CDS encoding PEP-CTERM sorting domain-containing protein, which encodes MKKSALAFAASLLVAGTAQAAIVTVEYSVNVNWIAEEYLNPYYYEEVDNTYLPGFQTYLGDPVYGSFTYDDAAPVQPTSSGYAAPVISHSLTFFFSGTQVTLDNSSLAMSRDAAGDGLTLSGGGFITATDEPYFVVDFGFVAPPGTHVPNTLPTASDWQSYATDGSRPFRMSIHGFNQSFNVYLTGGPMSVHVSAVPEPATYGMLAGGLALVAMAARRGRSART
- a CDS encoding peptidylprolyl isomerase: MKIAKNTVVTVQYKLSDAQNNLIEDGRQPMVYLHGGYENTLPKIEEELDGKEVGYENTIQIEPDDAFGDYDPNLVKVEPRSRLPEPLEVGMQFEGMPDGESDEEAMIFTVTDIAEDKVVLDGNHPLAGMALRFELKVLDVREATEEEIAHEHVHGAHGHHHGDEDDEGEAGDQFRTHPIH